GGGGAAGGTCCCGTCGCACTCGACCTCGACGCCGTCGGGGATGCCGTCGCCGTCCGTGTCGGGATCGGTCGGATCGGTCCCGTGGAGCCGCTCCTCGCGGTCCGTGAGGCCGTCGCCGTCCCGGTCCGGATCGTTCGCCGCCGCGTCGGTCAGCGTCGCCGGCGCGGGCGCTCCCGCCGACCCGTTCGCGACGGTCTCGGCCCCGACGGGCGCGCGCTGGATCGAGGTCGCGCCGGCGGCGGCCGTGACGACGGTGACGACCGCCAGTGCGGCGGCCGCGACGGCGAGCACACTGGCCACGCGGGGCGTGGTCGGGGGCCGTCCGATCGTCCGCCCGCCGGTCCGGTCTCCCGGATTGCTATCAGAATCAGTATCTAAAATGGTAGCCGAAATGACAGCGGAGGCGGACCACAGACGGGGCGGTTCGACGCGCATCAATCGCCATATCGTCTCAAATTGTGACGCATATAGCTACCCATCCAAATCTCATTCTCGAAAATAAGACTCAGGATACGATAGACCGCGATCGAACGTCGCTCCGCGCGCGGCGGCGGCGAGAATCGACGGCGGGCGCGCCCGCCGCGGAGCGCGGTAACCCCGGGCACGTCGACGTCGCGTCGCTGTCGGAGCGGCGAGCGGTGACGCCCGGACCAGTCGGTGACGACGGTCGGGGTCACTCGCAGTGGCGTCGCGACGGCCGACCTACCGGCAGCTCCCGGACGCGTTCCGTGGAATCGTCAGCGCCAGCGGGTCGCGACCGGAGGCGGCGTAGACGAGGTGTCGCTCCGCTTGCCAGCGGTCGTAGGCGTTCTGGGAGATCGTCGCCGGCGCGGCCGGGAACAGGTGGGCGCCGGTCGTCGTCCACGAGCGCTCGGAGAGGACGGGACAGTCGGGCGTGGGACCGCCGTCGCCGCGGAGCCACGTCACCGTCGACCGGTACGTGGCGTTCCCGCCGAAGTAGAACCCGCCGACGCGGTGCAGCGTGTGCGAGCTCGTCCACGGCCCGTCGACGTGGGTCGCGGCGAATCCAGAGCCGGCGAACTCTGCCGCCGTCGTCGTGCTCGGGTGCGCGCCCGTGTCGAGGTCGACGTAGGCGACGGGGAGCGTGGCGGCCACGCTGACGACCAGCGCGACGGCCAGCGCGGGGCCCGCGTAGCGGGCGAGAGCGATCCGGGGCCGCCCGGCGCCGGCGACGCGGCCGGCGACGACGCCCGCGGCCAGCACCAGCACGGGGACGTGGAGGTGCGTCTGCGCCCGCATCGCCGTCGCCCAGAACTCCGGCGTCAGCGACGCCGTCAGCGAGAACAGCACCTGCGCGATCGGCGCGGCGAGCAGCGCCAGCAGGACCGTCGCGGCCGAGCGCCGGCCGGCCAGCAGCGGACTCCCCCAGGCCCCCAGGAGGGCGGCCACCGAAAGCGGCGCCACCAGCAGGAGCAGGAGCCGCGGCGTCCGGGCCGTCCCCGGGAAGACGGTGACCCGCGCGTTCGCCGCGACGACGGCGAAGAACAGGGCCAGCGGCGCGAGGACCGCCAGCCGCTGGGCGGGCGTCGACCAGCGACGGAACCACAGCGCCAGCGCGACCACGAGGACGACCCACGCGACGAACAGCCCCGGATGACTCGCGACCCGGCCGACGTAGGGCACCGTCAGGCCGAGCCGCTCGGCCCACTCGTAATAGGCCGCGGCGTACCCCCAGAACCCGACCACCAGCGCGCCGGCCGGCAGCGTCCCGCCGCGCTCGCCCGGTTCGAGCAGGCGAACGGCCAGCAGCGCCGCCAGCGCCAGCGCGAGCACGAGCGTGCTGAACGTGTG
This genomic interval from Halomicrobium urmianum contains the following:
- a CDS encoding sodium/phosphate symporter, yielding MTRGGRPVAVVATLALGLLTRLAPLGWSPYPATLDGFEYARRAGSALALGRLPLGQLRADSIASTLLVSTAAEVTATAPVRLVQPLYALAGGATVLLRFVFARRLGRAWGWTPSRIHTAGVLAALAVAVEGLYVRRTGVPDDDALTLLLIPLTVLVAHRLTRTGRLRWAVPLAALLFVVPLTHTFSTLVLALALAALLAVRLLEPGERGGTLPAGALVVGFWGYAAAYYEWAERLGLTVPYVGRVASHPGLFVAWVVLVVALALWFRRWSTPAQRLAVLAPLALFFAVVAANARVTVFPGTARTPRLLLLLVAPLSVAALLGAWGSPLLAGRRSAATVLLALLAAPIAQVLFSLTASLTPEFWATAMRAQTHLHVPVLVLAAGVVAGRVAGAGRPRIALARYAGPALAVALVVSVAATLPVAYVDLDTGAHPSTTTAAEFAGSGFAATHVDGPWTSSHTLHRVGGFYFGGNATYRSTVTWLRGDGGPTPDCPVLSERSWTTTGAHLFPAAPATISQNAYDRWQAERHLVYAASGRDPLALTIPRNASGSCR